CGCGCGGCCAGAAACCGGTGCCGGAAGGCGTCCGCGTCAAACAGGCCGTGCAGATAACTGCCCCAAACCCGCGCCAGGCCCCCGGCATCGCACAGGCCCCAGCCCAGGGCCGCGCCCGCCGCGTCCCGCAGCAGCACCCGCGTCGCTCCCGCAGCGGCCAGCGCCGCCGTGCCGCCCGCCGCTTCCGTGCGGCCGTGGTGGATCTCATAGCCCACTACAGCCGCGTCTGCCCCGCCGTCCGTCAGCGCGGCCAAAGCTGTGCCTTCTGTACGCCGCAGCTCTTTGGCCGCCCGCAGGGTGGTGCGCAGGGGCAGCAGATCAAGCCCCGCTTCCCGCCCCCCTTCTTCCAGGCCCAGGGGGTCCAGAACCTCCACCCCCAGCAGCTGCAGGCCGCCGCATACCCCCACCAGCGCCCCGCGCCGCGTGGCCAGGGCGCGGGCGGCAAAGGCCGCAAGGCATGCGGCCAGGCCGCTGGCCCGCAAAAAACGCGCGTCCGCCGCCGTGTTCCGGCTGCCGGGCAGCACCACCACATCGGGCGCGCCCCAATCCTCGGCCCGGCGGGCCACCCGCAGGCGCACGCCAGGCTCATTGCGCAGGGCGTCCAGATCCGTGGCGTTGCTGACGTGCGGCAAATCCACGGCCAGCACGTCCAGGCGATCCCCGGCATCCGGCCCCGCGCCCAGGTGCAGACCTGGCGTCAGCCCGGATTTGAAACTTACGGAATCTTCTTCCGGCAGGCGCAGATCCTCCAGCATGGGCACCACGCCCCAGAAGGGCTTGCCCGTGCGGCGGCTGATGGCCGTAAGGGCCGGGTCCAGCAAGCTGGCGTCCCCCCGGAATTTATTGAGGATAAGCCCGGCCACGCGCGCCCGGTCCGCGCGGGTGAGCAGGGCCAGGGTGCCGGCCAGGGCTGCAAAGGCCCCGCCCCGGTCAATATCGGCCACCAGGGCCACCTGGGCCCCTGCATAGCGGGCCATGCGCATATTGACGATATCGTGGGCGCGCAGATTGATCTCCGCCGGGCTGCCCGCGCCTTCCAGCACCAGCGCGTCCTTGCCCTCCGCCAGTTCGCGGTAGGCGCGGCACACGGCCCGCCAGGCCTTGGGCTTATATTCCAGGTATTGGGCCACGCGCATCTGGCCCACGGGCCGGCCCAGCACCAGCACCTGCGAGCCGGTCTGGGAGGTGGGCTTGAGCAGCACCGGGTTCATGCGCACATCGGGC
The nucleotide sequence above comes from Desulfovibrio legallii. Encoded proteins:
- a CDS encoding cobyric acid synthase; amino-acid sequence: MPQSRFLSPGRAGLPPALMFQGTCSNAGKSLLTAALCRLLARRGLRVAPFKAQNMSLNSFVTAEGGEMGRAQVLQAAACGLAPDVRMNPVLLKPTSQTGSQVLVLGRPVGQMRVAQYLEYKPKAWRAVCRAYRELAEGKDALVLEGAGSPAEINLRAHDIVNMRMARYAGAQVALVADIDRGGAFAALAGTLALLTRADRARVAGLILNKFRGDASLLDPALTAISRRTGKPFWGVVPMLEDLRLPEEDSVSFKSGLTPGLHLGAGPDAGDRLDVLAVDLPHVSNATDLDALRNEPGVRLRVARRAEDWGAPDVVVLPGSRNTAADARFLRASGLAACLAAFAARALATRRGALVGVCGGLQLLGVEVLDPLGLEEGGREAGLDLLPLRTTLRAAKELRRTEGTALAALTDGGADAAVVGYEIHHGRTEAAGGTAALAAAGATRVLLRDAAGAALGWGLCDAGGLARVWGSYLHGLFDADAFRHRFLAARRKEAGLGPARQAVYDLGPELDRLADAVEAALDMPAVCAGLGL